AAGATAAGTTTGGTTTAATTCTGgggcgtgttgtggtggcgcagggggttagcacgccccacatttggaggccttagtcctcaacgcagACGTTGTgggttcgactcctggtcccGACAACccttgccacatgtcttcccccctctcctcacccgccttcctgtctgcctactgttgcaaaaaaatacgagccactagcaccgcaaaaactcttcagagaaaaaaaaaagtttggtttaattCTACTtaaaacagtgagaaaaaagtatttgtgtttttttatttaatctatgcacttcttgtttcagctgcttgtgTATAACACTTTGTGAAATGTTAACccaaagtaacatttttaatttgttctttactttttatctgttttttttacaacttaatTCTGAATATGATAgaaattgtattattattgtcacatggatagtgaaataaaataaaacaatcagtcCAGTGCAACGTTCTTATTGCTTTGGgttggaaacagtttttgagtgcagaaaaacaaatctgcagtttttaatttgtgcaaATTGATTTTAAGGAGActtgtgttttctgtctcagCGTCACGTTTCCCAGTCCACAGCAGGATCAGGAGGTACAGGTGGAACCCGCAAGTTCAAGTGTACCGAATGTTCAAAGGCCTTCAAATACAAACACCACCTAAAGGAACACCTGCGCATTCACAGCGGTAAGGAgaaaccagacacacacacacacattaccaATCACTGATTCATGTCCCAAACTATGACTTTATAACCAAAAGTACATTCTGAACCtctaatgtttaaatatattttagataaaagacAAGGAAACTAGAAAGAATTAGAATATCACcatgaatcttttttttgtagaataATGACACTTTATTACTCTACCATTACTCTAATGTGATAATAgcagaattaattttttgtttttgctaactttgaaaacgtttagcacacttagcttcccctaagtcaatttttccagataaactCTAAAGCGCTAATTTGTGAACTTTCAGTTGAATGAAGATGCCTGAGTTgagttcagtgatttataaagtaatagcagtattttaaagtcaattCTCTGAGCTGAaggttttattatgtttgttttaggtGAGAAGCCATATGAATGCTCAAACTGCAAGAAACGATTCTCCCACTCTGGCTCCTACAGCTCCCACATCAGTAGCAAGAAGTGTGTGGGAGCAGCAACTCAGAACAGTGTGACTGTAACGGTGGTGAAGACCACGTCTCCAAGCACTCAGACTAAACCTGTTGCAATCGCTCCAGCACGACTTCCTGTCAAAGAAAAGACTGAAAGCAAACCGCTCCAGGAGCAGCTGCCCGTCACCCAGATCAAATCCGAACCTGTGGAATACGAGTGCAAGCCGGTCATGGCGCCGCCGGCGACTTCGACCGGCAGCAAGGGAGTGGTGAACGGCGGGGCAGCGCCACCAGCAGCAGCCCCAGTGGCAGCCATCCCTCAGAGCGTAGCCATGGTCGTCCCAACGGTGGGCCTCGTGTCGCCGGTCAGCATCAATCTGAACGACCTGCAGAGCGTGCTGAAGGTGGCGATGGATGGAAACGTTCTCAGGCAGGTGCTGGGCTCAGCCAACGGCGTTGTGGCGCAGGGAAAGCAGGGAATTGTAGTCCAGCAGCCTCAGCAGCAGATCATCAGCCTCCCTGCCTTCGTGGATCACGACGGCACCACAAAGATCATAATCAACTACAGCATCAGCCCTGCAGCCGGCACCAACGCCGCCGCCGCCCTGCCCACGCCGCTCGTCATCAAAAACAACCTTCCCCCTGCTCCCGTCGTCACTACCGCTGCCGCTGCCGCCCCGACCGCAACAAAAACGGATCAGCTCGAAACGCCTGAGGTAACGGACCTCAGTCTGAAGAAAAATCCAGTAGCAGAACCCATTAAAGACATGAAGACGGAGGCAACAGCAGAAGAAACCGTGAAGGAGTCGGAACCAGCTGAAGTACCCaaatccagcagcagcagtacgTGTTTACTGTGCGACGACTGTCCTGATAACCTGGAGGCGCTGCATCTCCTTCAGCATCGCAAAGCTGCCAACGGGGAGGCCGTGGACTCGGCCGCGTTGGACCCGTCGTTTGCCGCTCTGCTAAACGAGGCCGGCGTGATGCTGGAGGAGCCGCCAGTGGAAGACCTCCTCTCGCTCCTCAAGACTTACTTTGCCTCCAACGCCAACCCAGGTGAGGAGGAGCTGACGAAGATCTCCAAGTCTGTCAATATTCCTATGGAAGTGGTCAAGAAGTGGTTCATCAAGATGAATTCTGGGAAAAACACGAGTAAATGTCACACCGAGTCGTCAGATCCTCCAGAAGAgactaaaaccacaaactgcagctcagaggagacTTTGAATAACGATGAGAACGGCAGCCAGGAGGAATGTGACAGACCTCAGTCCCGCGCCAGCTCGCCGTCAGACTCGCTGTCTCTCAGCGGGGATCTGGTGATCGTCAAAAGCGAGCCAGAAGACCCAGAGGAAGCAGACTCGCAAGCAGAACCTCTGGACCTCTCTCTTCCCAAACATGAGATCCCACcatcagaaaagaaaaccacGCCTCCCCCAAAGCAGCAGGAGCATCCTCTGAACCTGACCTGCCTGAGGAAGGACGGCCAGACGCTCTTCGTCACCACGTCTCAGAGCACCAACCCCGTCAACATCGTCACCGCCGCCCAGCTGCCCACACTAGTGGCCATCGCCGGTCAGGGGACGGTGGGCTGCCTCGGCACCATCAACACCACCACAAAACGCACCATCCTCATCCCCCAGCTCACCTACACCTACGCAGCCGCCACCGGCAACGCCGCCGGAGCCAAGACTGTCGTCCTCAACGGCCATAAGGttggtgctgctgcagcttggTGGGGCTCAGCTCCTCACTGCGTTTCCTCTCTGGTTACTTAGGGAATGTGTTTGTCAAAGTGGGGGTCGTGGGATCCTGGGGGCTACAACGGGGGCAATATGTTATTTGCCATTTTCAACTTTCTGATTGGCGGCCAGTCAAATTTATAAAGCTGCATTACTCCTCAAGTTAGTCGGCATAGCAAGCGCAAAATGCAAGTTAGCAAGTTTTTGagaacagaaaaccaaaagaagcAAAGGAAAATCTAAAGGAATTaggcagcatttatgctaaacaaaGTTGGTAATTATTGAATAGTGAGTAAAAGTGAGAAAACGTTACTTGACATATTTTGTAGCCTTGTCTGTTGGTTTCCCAGCCAGAAGCTAACAGAAGCTGTTTGGGGGTCATGTAATGGAAAAGCGTGGGAACCCAGATTTAggaatgtgttttgttgtgcaGGAGAAACGTTCAGAGAGCAACACTGACGGGGCTTCCTCTGCAGAGGAGCAGGACAGCAAGAAGCGACGGGTGGAAAATGGCGTCTATCCCTGTGATCTTTGCTCCAAGGTCTTCCAGAAGGGCAGTTCGCTGCTCAGACACAAATATGAACACACAGGTATTCCTCCTACACTTCATGCAGTCTGACGATTCAAAACTGGCTCGACTTTATTCTGAGAAGTGGCCCTAAAACTCAAGTCACCTAGCTAACATTATAAACATGCAGTACTTTTCACTCctatttacatgttttcagttttagtcaGGCTACAGACACAAACTTCATAGCTTGAACAAAACGCATGCAACaatacaaacttgttttaactgCACATGAGGTTATGCTCAAAAATATAATTGGGAAATTTAACACATTGTTGTCCAAACTactaaaactaactaaaacagTCAAACAATTCCTGCAGTCTCTTATTTCTCACAAACCTTGAACAGGTTGGCTCACTATGGACTGAAGAAGCctgttttaaatggaaatgtttcttgAAAAAAGAAGTAATCACtaatttatcttcatttttattatcacaatagtacaAAACATTGTGATAAATTCTAATTTCATATCACCCATAGGATATGGATATGTGTTTTTAGTAGCTAAAAACACAGCTTTAGGCAGGTTAGCTTTAGggttgtaaaaagaaaaaatgttctaTTAAAATATAGTCCTAGGTTTTGGAAGCGTGTCCTCCTGATGCTTGTTTCTCCTGCAGGAAAACGGCCCCATGAATGCACCATCTGCAATAAAGCTTTCAAACACAAGCATCATCTGATCGAACACTCCAGGCTGCACTCCGGTGAGAAACCCTACCAGTGCGACAAATGTGGGAAGCGCTTCTCCCATTCAGGCTCGTACTCGCAGCACATGAACCACCGCTACTCCTACTGCAAGAAGGACTGGTCCATCCTGGGCTCCGGCCTGGGGTCACGCAGGGGTCAGTTGGAGCTGGGCAGCCCCGGCGGCGGCACGCTGTCGGACAGCCGGACCACTACGCCGCAGTCCCAAATGGACTCGGACGAGCGGGAGagcgaggaagaggatgacgagGCCATGTGTGTGGACGACATCCGGGTGGTGCAGGTGGACGACGGCGAGTGCGAGATCTACGAAGGCAACTTCGACGAcgacgaggaagaggaagaggaggaagagacggAGGCTGGGCAGGCGCGGGGGGAGGGACAGGATTTTTTTTGCGACGTGGTGGAAGTGGAGCTGGGGAACGAACACGCAGAGAACGGCACTTCGGAGGGGAAACGCGAAGAAAAGGAGGAACCGGCGGGCGCAGCAGCGGAGAAACGGGCGGACTGCGAAGCAGAAACAGACAAAGTCATGAAGGAGGAATCGGACAGCACTGAGGAGTCGCAGGAAGCTGCGAAAACGAAATGAAGGAACCCGATTCCTCTGTTGAAgtcatttcagacaaaaaccaCATCAAGAAGCAGCAAGTCTGAAAGTTGCCTAATCTTAACGGTCCACTACTGTGTGCAAAAACCCAGGTGTGCCTgaacttagaaaaaaacaaagacagtgactttttatttgtgaaaagtaaaatattcatgttttaaagtgtttataGAAGTACAGATTTGAAGTAGTACCATCTATTATCTTGTTAGACTTGTTACTGAGACTtcccaggttttttttttttcctcagccaGTCAGTGTTACTAATCTTGTTCTtgtttgaagacattttaaccTGTATAGAGAAAGATTTCTATACCTTTTTATTGCCAATGAATTTTCCTAAATCAGTATTTAATTGAGTTTGACGAACAAAAACCTCTGCACTACAGTATTCCTAGTTTACCTACGGATACATGCCTCATGCATCGTATGCCCTTCAGTGTTGTATATGTACGCTAGTTAGCGGGTTGTTGTTTGTGTTAGTGTTAGCCTTCGCTAGCTGgcgttctgtttgttttcagtttcgaCTGTTAGCCTTAAGGAAAACTAGGTATTCCTGGGGATGGGGTGGGGGGAATGGGACGGGTCGGGACGGGACGGGATGGGTCGGGACGGGTTGGGACGGGACGGAGAGGAGAAGGCGGCTTCTGTTTGCCATAACCAAATTAGTCCAATCAGGGAAGAAAAGGTCAACCTCAAAGCCAGCATCGGCGCTTCTGTGGACGGACCGGAGAAGAGCTCCGCCTCCAGGCTCGTCTTCGggtccaaaacacacacacacacacacgcacacacacacacacacacacacacacacacacacaatcctATCAATCTTCTCCTGCTTTTCCGTTccactttattttctctgtgtcaGTGTTATCAGCTTACATTTGAAGTGTATGTGAAGGATCAGGTTGCTTCCTGCTCCACCCCGATGCCTCCAGCCTTATGCAAGACCTGTGTGCTGTTAAAAGTGCCATTGAACAGtgttatttcttcttcttcttcatgttctTCTTCACATGTAGCCAGTATTATGTTCCTCTCTTATTTACACACCACCCATGTTGGTTAATGTTTGTTAGCGCGCACAGAACAGTGAACTTGTCACAAATACAAGATCTTTTCCAATATCATAGGATGCATCAATGACTAAGCAACTGCAGCGAATTTTATCACAATGAGTTTTGTTCTCTATAGTTCTTTATAAtcatttgattaaatataacaATACACTAGCAAAACTTaccatgaaatgtttttttgctcaAAGTAACCAAGCAGCTATTAAGTCAATTAAACCCATTCAGACCTGATGCAAGCTTTTCCTTAAAGATTTAGAAAACTCAGGAGCCTGGATGCTCCGGTTGCCATGTCAACCCatgctaaaaatattaaaaactttacAGTTTCAAGACCACTAAAGGTTTCTATCTTAACATTTCAAGTCATTTACAGAAGCGCCAGTGAAAATGCTGGAGTGACCAGATATATGAACGGTTTGACTAGAAAACGTTTGGTTTCCCctcccccacttgttgctgCGCACTGCCAGTTAGCAGATAATAGCATGAGAAAACCACTGTAGCACAACGGTTACCGTCTTATCAAAATAACGCTGCTTTACAGCTGAAGTTGCATCCGACTGCAGGCTGGCCAACCtgagcagatagcctgactaattaaCCAGCTCATATATTGTTATACAATaagatttttataaatgttcatATTAGTAGGATGCAACATTTTAGGTACAGTATGAATAAAgagtgctttgtttttattttttgtgtataaATACTGTCGCACACCAGACAAGAACTTTTCTACAAAGTTTTGAGGCGTCTCATTAatgaaaaactttgtgttttctgataaaactattttttaatctttgtttatTCATACCTATATTCAACTGACACTTTAGCTTGTATAaacttaaaatagaaataacagtttgaaccttttgttttttgttttgcttcattgcaaaaacacaaaatcttaccaagtattttagtttagtttctagcGCAAATATCTTTATCcacttgaaataatacaaaactaacttgcaactaacttttcagcaagatataagaacTTATGATAAGTCAACAATTTCtaattattaatgaaaaagtactatAAGTGACATTTTAacttataatatgggaaaaatgtcttgttccactggctgattatttATCTTGCAGCCAGCactatttcatcaatattaaggaattgaagacttaaaacaagcctctaaaTCTGGATGGAAAGTTATTTCTaagttctgtcttattttaagtgtgctaagatatttgctctacaAACAAGTCTAAAATACtttggattttgtgtttctgcagttaTTTACTTTTCCCATCCTTAACTAACCTATATTTTAAATGGATTGTAACCAATAATTTATTCTCAAACTCattaggaaaaatgttttatatttcgAATTGCACCCAGGAGAGTGAGGATTAAAGAGACAGTAAATGGTTTTTGGAAATGATGAAAAAGGAGCAAAATCAAAgtattaatttgaaaaagacGTTAGATTCAATTGAATTCAGTCTAAAATGAATTTGGTGAAATGTCTGCCAATTTATGACTGATTTCTGATCTAAAAATGATACAATATACAGAAAGGATAAAGTTTGTGCATCTGGTCCTAATGGGTAGTTTTGCCACTCAGCGTTGTCCTGTACctttaaagctgtaaaatgttCTCAGTTTAGGTTGAGGTTTAGCTTGATATGTTTTGTCCTgatctggttttaaaaaagagagatgaaACTATTAGAAACATTAATGAATTAGAGCAGATTTTCTCTTGTGCActtgtttttcctcaaaaacagaactgtgaCAAGCTGTCCCGCACTTCAGGTAACAAACATTAGTGAATGTGGTCTCTGAAgagttttgagttgtttttaccCAAACAGTGTTTTAtagtgcttttgttttctgtccctttttacttttttttttttttttttttttttttttttttgctttttatgtgtttttgtcaaTAACAGCAGTATTTGAACCcttttcacaggaaaaaaaacaaacatccggtttagtttttagaaaacttttttatatttatgtgtcttatttttatattttcttttatgcttATTTATTACACATTGTAGTGTACATTACTGTAGTTTGAATTGatacaataatatattttagtatGAAAAATACTCTTGAGGCAAACAAGAATCCCAAAATGTGGTTCTGGGAgatgaagtttgttttaacaaaaaatagtttaaaaaaaaaaaaaaaaaaaaaaaagaagattaaaataaaaagtgtactCTGTAAActtgacttttgttttaagctgagaaaataaaggaaaaaaaaaagacaggaatgAAGTGAGAAATAGAAACTGTTACATGTGCATCCGTCGTTATTAAGCTACTGAATTCTGTGACTTTAAACGCATGAGTCGTTGCCGTTTTAATGAAGGATCTTGTTATGAAGTCGTTaatcctccttttttttattttatcaagcCAAATCTGCATCGTCCCGCCGCCCTGTCTTTTGTTGTGTGCCAACTTTGTATTTTCCATTGTACCGTTGAAGGCTGCATAATGTTTGTCTATACAACCCTTTGTAAATCCACTGTCTTTTtgtatggtttttattttaggtttgcTCCATTTTTATGACTCCCcatcacaataaaatgtaagaCAGCATCTCTGAGTGACTTCCTGTCTGCTTGTGATTTGACACTTTAGACCTGGAGTTACACTAAAGGAACAAGTAAAAAGCTGAAGTTATCACTGCACTGTAGTGATTTCGCtcttttatttggttttacatATCGCATtataaaaaagatcaaatctTTTGTAAACTAGAAAAAATTTCATATAAACTAAATTCCactaaacaaaccaaaaacttcTAAACAATCCTGAACCATGCTGGAGAGTGGGTTTTATAAACTTGGGTTTCTTTAGACAAAACgcaaaaaacatttcaacttcaCATCAAAAAAACATTATTCCTGGAATCTCATTTGATGCGAAACATtagtattaaatattaatacttatatgaacaaaagaaatatgtattaatatgtgagcaaaaaacaccaaaaacgGTGCGTTTTTCATTAATACTAATATATAATAtagtcaaatattaaatatactgCTCAGGTTCTTCATTCAGCAATCTGATCCCgggcaggtcagaggtcattagGGCAGATTTCAGACGTGCGTTGTAGTTCTCCAAACAGACCACAAGGTGGCAGTAAAGGTCTTTCAGAGTTTAGTAAATGAATTTCAACGTCATGGATGCCAAAATCCCTTCATCAACATTCCTACACAATAAActctaaaaaacaaaaggcaaacaTCAAAGAACCCATTTAGTTGACTGTTATGGCAGAAATTCCCCTTTTATTGAGTAAATATATGAAGCAGCCtcttcaaaaaatgaaaaatttcaCAAGATATAAGCAAATACTAATCTGTGACTTCagtaagtttatttatatagaatgaaaataaactaaGATATAAATAGTTCACCCCCTGATAAAATGGCgctttgaaaagacaaaactcaaatgaatcaaatgaaatccgaaatttattacaaaagtcacatttagaTTCAAGTAAACATCACCTAGTTCGTAATTAGTGTGAAAAGGCTGGTTGGGTTGGTAAAAAGTCGATTCGCAaagagaaaatctatttttacttaaaaacaatcTTACACTTATGGGTGAACGGGACAaggtattttataaatataaaccaaaaaacttgtacaaaatccccaaaaaataaataaaaaaccaacaTGCATGAAAGCACATAACCGGGCGAACTGAAGCAGAAACTTGTGttacaaacaagaaaataagacGTAAAAATACAGGATGTCAAAATAGCAAGTGCACACTATCgttatttttagctaaatcCTAATAAAAGCATAATATGTGCAAATAAACTGGGATTGAGGAAACGTGAACTTCATAACACCACTGAAATATGTCAAAACGCTACAAATCCAtagtcttaaaaacaaagatggctgAATTTGTGCCACATCATCTATTCAGTCGTGCACAGATCTGCTGAGGACACTTTGAGCTAATCTACAAAACAAACGTGAGGCTTGTCTGCTGAAGCGCAACAGAGCAGGAGTAATATCAGACCTGCGATGGCCTGCGGTAATTAAAGCTCATTTCATGCTTCTGCACATCGTGATGTTGAATACATCGAGCCGTTTGTCAGAATTAATTGGCCAGCTCGTAAGCACATCACATCTGTCAATCACGCACAACCTTTCAGGCTGAGTTGGTCAGCAAGGCTCATGCTAATGAAGCTGCTGAAGTGATGGTGAAAAAGAATATGGCGGTGAGAAAAACGTGCAATACGGGGTTTAAAACTTCAGGATTTTCAAGAGACACTACctctatattttgtttttctaaataaaagggAGTAAATGACAAATGAGTCCTGGATTTATCTAATAGATCCATAAAATTAGTTATggtaaacacacaaacacactccagGTCATTGTAGAGACATTCTCCTGTTTCCTGTGTTAGCTCCAGTGTGtcccattttcttttgtaaaactcTGTCAACAGTCTGCTAATGTCGACAAAACGCTAtttgcaattgcggtgtttccattaaataagaaacgcgaTTAATATCATAGGTGGATAACTTTCTACCGTCCTGTCATtttccaactacttcctgttgtcttcatCTTCGTGGTTTGCGCCGGCGGCAACTTCCAGTTGTCGATTATGTGACTCCATTTGATGCAGTAAGTGTTTCCGttgtagttttgcaaaaaataaactaattttgataAGACCAGTTGCAGACTCCTGGCCTAAACAGGTCAAACTGAATCAGGATAttacaaaaactataaaattatCTGACCTTGCAAGCAGAAAGTCGGGGAATACTCAAAATCTGATCCACATCTCCAGCTGTGGCATCATTACTAATGTTGAAAACAAGTTTCAAAGTtgacactttaaataaataacatgcatttttaataaaatacacatttcattAGGACCCATCTTTATCTGAAGTTCTGTTCGGTTCATACTGAAGCCTCCCCTGTCTCAGCGGTCATAAACCTCCAGCATGCAGCAGGTTCAGAGTGTTTTCGTTTGTGCTGCTGAATGAGTTTGCTGCCTGTCATTAAAGCAGCCATGCAGGGAGGAACACAGTCAGACTGTCTCCAGATCCTCGGTGGCGGCTGTTCCCCGATCTCGATCTGCGCCCGACTCTGTCAAACTGACTCCTCTCTTCTGCAGACGCCACTTCTACATTTACCTCAATGAGTCTAATCGATGTTGTTATGCAAAGCAACTTGTTCAAGTGGAACGGTAATGAATCTCTAAGTAACAACAGGAAAGAGGGCAGAAAGTGAAGGCAAAGGAAAAGCAGTGAAGTCTCAGTAGAAATTTAAAGAGCAAAACTTTGTTACCTTTTAGCAGTTCTGGATTAAAGGgacatttttgaatatttactCATAGATTATATACAATCATATATAcagtatgtatatttatatatacatatataaaacttttttttcttcaaaaaagccaaattttgttgatcacgattgatttgtaaaagcccTAAAAAGGGTTAAACATCCAAAGGGGTGAATGCTTTTAATGGCCACTACTGATTTTTGATCCTCAATATTGTGGATGTAAATAGATGATTGATTAATCAAGACTGTTGACAGgtagtcataatgttatgccttaTTGGTCTCTAAAGTCAGAAGTTTAACTAATCTGGAAACATTCTTAACAGACAaaatttatccttttttttaaaaaaaaaaaaaacaaatgcaggaaACAACtttattgttgaaagaaaaatcaaacccACACATGCTTCccaaaaaatgtttactttgagGCCATTTTTTAATCAGgaggcacaaaaacaaaacttggtTCACTTCATTATGACCCATGTCATCAGTGTGTAAACATTTGCTTCTCAGCTGCATTGACAGAAATATTTGTCCACTTTCACTCAGTCTTATCTACAAAGCTGATCAAAAGAAAGAGACACTGAACCAACCCGAACTTTAACAACTTGTCATTAAATTCACATCTGCACTTCAGAGTTTAGGATGGAGATAGTGTTACAAACTCCGATAATTGACACACTTCTCACCTTTTGCATTGTTTGCACATGAGCTACACTTGAGAAAATTCATTTTGATTAGAAGGATGTCTGCTTGGAAAATGTCTGATGTGCAGGTAGATGAGGACAAAGCGCCAAACTGTGAGAGGAGACGAGTCAGAAAGGAGCAGAATCAAAGCAGACTGGTGTCTAAAAATGGTCTCTGTGTGAAGCAAATGAGGCGACAGCGTTGAGTGagcactgctgctgctgctactctGAAACTTCACAGCTGAAATGCATTAAGAAATCAAGGAAGGAAAGTTCCCTGTGAGCAGTTACTGTTTTTAGAGAAGTGAACAACCTCAAACTTCAGAGTAGGGGTGGGAGAGACGACTTAGAATATTAAGAAACAGCAGCGAAATGGGCCTGGTGGTCAACATAACAAGCACATTTCTAAATTGCTTGTCATGTTGCTGTGTTTGTGATTTTGTCCACTTGAACAAACATTCTCTGTTGTAAATGTGATCTCGGATCTCACAGAGACAACTTGTATGAATAGaggtcaaataataataataattaaaaaaatgctggtcagaacaGGAGCAGAAATGGTGTTGATTTGAATTCTGCCAGactttcagtgtttcagatcaGCTTTGTCACATGCAGTCATTTATCAAGGTGGTGATTTAAAGGATGACTTGCCTCAACAACGTGCTCTCTTAAGTCCCTTCAAAGGGTGTCGGTTTGCTATGTCTCCAAACTACTGCTCTTGAAGAAAATGTATCCTTTCTCTTACTCATTGCATAAATTAACCATTCggtttttaaacataaaatcattCTAAGCTCTCACTTATTATCTTTTATgcttttcaatatttctttctttttttccactacaACCTTGAccagaaatgaaaagcaaatgtaaaaacaatcaaagccTTTGACTATACCCCTTGGTTCATTGCCAGTTTTCAAAAGATGCATCATGCTTCAGACATCCAGGCTGAGGGGAAACTGCCCAGTTTTACAAAAAGATATTCAAACATTGGAATGTATTAGGAGATATTTTCCCCTTTTGCGGTGCAAAAACAAGCATCCATCACACTCaccaaattatttttgctgctcCAGGCACGGAGTTCCAATCAAACTTTTAGCAAAGCGTTTTAGGATCATTAGCTCGAGGCTGATGAGACGTTTCCTCATTAGCTTCAAGCTAAATCTTAAAATGTCTGAGCCTGGAAATGACCTACTAAGTCATGAGTGACCATTAGATGCAATGTACATAATAGCAAATTTGGTCACTTTTAATGAAACTTTTTCCCCATATAACTTCTGAAACTGTCATCCCTCGTCGGCTTTAACAAGATGCAAAACGGATCCcaacacaaaatgcagaaattcaCTTCGTCTTTGTGAAAACAACCATAAAGATGTCAATTACTGAtacttttgcattatttgaacTTCTCAACCTATTTTAACTTCATGTGACTTTCTGCAATCTATATTCAGCCTcttgcaaaacaattttttctgtttttgaaaaaccaATTTAAACGATGCTTGTTGCATCAACTGAACCAGATCTGTGGTTACAAATGTTAATTAATGTTTTCCTCAGAGTTGTTTCTTGTCTCCATAGTCGCTTAAGGACAATATCTCAAAGATCAGaagcatttttgtctttgtcccaaaaaaataaa
This is a stretch of genomic DNA from Gambusia affinis linkage group LG12, SWU_Gaff_1.0, whole genome shotgun sequence. It encodes these proteins:
- the LOC122841282 gene encoding zinc finger E-box-binding homeobox 1-like isoform X1 produces the protein MADGPRCKRRKQANPRRSSVTNFNNSLEASSDSDDEDKLHIVEEDSLLENDATETDGATALENHDAAITVLPHNGSWNGVKEECVSEEEEDEEVKDALVDEILQQSDTAIIYPEAPEDEQSPAETGDADENGTSDSFSHLHICPYCSRGYKRNASLKEHIKYRHETSEDNYSCSQCSYTFTYRSQLERHMSHHRGNKEQRHVSQSTAGSGGTGGTRKFKCTECSKAFKYKHHLKEHLRIHSGEKPYECSNCKKRFSHSGSYSSHISSKKCVGAATQNSVTVTVVKTTSPSTQTKPVAIAPARLPVKEKTESKPLQEQLPVTQIKSEPVEYECKPVMAPPATSTGSKGVVNGGAAPPAAAPVAAIPQSVAMVVPTVGLVSPVSINLNDLQSVLKVAMDGNVLRQVLGSANGVVAQGKQGIVVQQPQQQIISLPAFVDHDGTTKIIINYSISPAAGTNAAAALPTPLVIKNNLPPAPVVTTAAAAAPTATKTDQLETPEVTDLSLKKNPVAEPIKDMKTEATAEETVKESEPAEVPKSSSSSTCLLCDDCPDNLEALHLLQHRKAANGEAVDSAALDPSFAALLNEAGVMLEEPPVEDLLSLLKTYFASNANPGEEELTKISKSVNIPMEVVKKWFIKMNSGKNTSKCHTESSDPPEETKTTNCSSEETLNNDENGSQEECDRPQSRASSPSDSLSLSGDLVIVKSEPEDPEEADSQAEPLDLSLPKHEIPPSEKKTTPPPKQQEHPLNLTCLRKDGQTLFVTTSQSTNPVNIVTAAQLPTLVAIAGQGTVGCLGTINTTTKRTILIPQLTYTYAAATGNAAGAKTVVLNGHKEKRSESNTDGASSAEEQDSKKRRVENGVYPCDLCSKVFQKGSSLLRHKYEHTGKRPHECTICNKAFKHKHHLIEHSRLHSGEKPYQCDKCGKRFSHSGSYSQHMNHRYSYCKKDWSILGSGLGSRRGQLELGSPGGGTLSDSRTTTPQSQMDSDERESEEEDDEAMCVDDIRVVQVDDGECEIYEGNFDDDEEEEEEEETEAGQARGEGQDFFCDVVEVELGNEHAENGTSEGKREEKEEPAGAAAEKRADCEAETDKVMKEESDSTEESQEAAKTK